Proteins co-encoded in one Lysobacter solisilvae genomic window:
- a CDS encoding S8 family peptidase, with amino-acid sequence MNNRPPVRTNRLLVTLKLGEVPEHLPGLRAVHGYGTPMAEHVDRGVIDRLLRHHGGAFRAARLHSARTRRIERAVAGARRFDDVEQLSGVARVLRIEVRDILRMPALLQALAELPMVDRVSLDHVCRAPFSQPLAAGAPPDAVSNAPWAGDAIHLAQALAFEPGDPAIVVGLADTGVAVGHAELDQRVRAGFDSVDLDPAAVGGLQLVGDYRRRGERPQDEVGHGSGCAGILVARGRGIPGGAAGACGLTPVRVLGAALGPGDKRIGVGALDNIDAGMKRLIDLGVKVINMSFGTPESALPEEAPRPHEEIIRYALSRGVILVAASGNSGLTEKYYPAAHEGVIAVGAVDRHLQPAPFSTRGDHVALCAPGRDIRTCGLDGYQTATGTSFASPFAAAVCALLASRAARRAWPLSSEDARQILVQSARPFAGAGVQGCGRGVLDAAAALRALDARIDAAIAEEEGEGLPQEYDVVPAPPAHDSLASLAA; translated from the coding sequence ATGAACAACCGGCCGCCCGTGCGCACGAACCGCCTGCTGGTGACGCTGAAGCTGGGCGAGGTGCCCGAACACCTGCCGGGGCTGCGCGCGGTGCACGGCTATGGCACGCCGATGGCCGAGCACGTCGACCGCGGCGTCATCGACCGCTTGCTGCGCCACCATGGGGGCGCCTTCCGCGCCGCGCGCCTGCACAGCGCACGGACGCGCCGCATCGAGCGCGCCGTGGCCGGTGCGCGCCGCTTCGACGATGTCGAGCAGCTCAGCGGCGTGGCGCGCGTGCTGCGCATCGAAGTCCGCGACATCCTGCGCATGCCCGCGCTGCTGCAGGCGCTTGCCGAACTGCCGATGGTCGATCGGGTGAGCCTGGACCACGTGTGCCGGGCGCCGTTCTCGCAGCCACTGGCCGCGGGTGCGCCCCCGGATGCCGTATCGAACGCGCCCTGGGCGGGAGACGCGATCCACCTGGCGCAGGCGCTGGCCTTCGAGCCAGGCGATCCGGCGATCGTCGTCGGCCTGGCCGATACGGGCGTGGCCGTGGGCCATGCCGAACTCGACCAGCGCGTGCGGGCCGGCTTCGACAGCGTGGACCTGGATCCCGCCGCCGTGGGCGGGCTGCAACTGGTCGGCGACTACCGGCGCCGTGGCGAACGGCCGCAGGACGAAGTCGGGCATGGCAGTGGCTGTGCCGGCATCCTGGTCGCGCGTGGTCGCGGCATTCCTGGCGGGGCGGCCGGCGCCTGCGGACTGACGCCGGTGCGCGTGCTCGGCGCGGCGCTCGGTCCCGGCGACAAGCGCATCGGCGTGGGCGCGCTGGACAACATCGACGCCGGCATGAAGCGGCTGATCGACCTGGGCGTCAAGGTGATCAACATGAGTTTCGGCACGCCCGAATCCGCGCTGCCGGAAGAGGCGCCGCGCCCGCATGAGGAAATCATCCGCTACGCCTTGTCGCGCGGCGTGATCCTGGTCGCGGCCAGCGGCAACTCCGGGCTGACCGAGAAGTACTACCCCGCCGCCCACGAGGGCGTCATCGCCGTGGGCGCGGTGGACCGCCACCTCCAGCCGGCGCCCTTCAGCACCCGCGGCGACCACGTCGCCCTGTGCGCGCCGGGCCGCGACATCCGCACCTGTGGACTGGACGGCTACCAGACCGCCACCGGCACCAGTTTCGCCTCGCCCTTCGCCGCCGCCGTGTGCGCGCTGCTGGCGTCCCGCGCCGCGCGCCGCGCCTGGCCGCTGAGCAGCGAGGACGCGCGGCAGATCCTCGTCCAGAGCGCGCGCCCCTTCGCCGGCGCCGGCGTGCAGGGCTGCGGGCGCGGCGTGCTCGACGCCGCCGCCGCGCTGCGCGCGCTGGACGCCCGCATCGATGCGGCCATCGCCGAGGAAGAGGGCGAAGGGCTGCCGCAGGAATACGACGTTGTACCCGCACCACCCGCGCACGACTCGCTCGCGAGTCTGGCGGCCTGA